Within Bdellovibrionales bacterium, the genomic segment GGCAATTCTCCAGGAGGAGGTGGAGCAAGCCGCCAAACCATCGGATCTTCGCCAGGTCAAGGTCACCAACTGCAGAAGCCAACATATGTGGCCACAAAATTGCGATCTGGACCCGATTCCTCTAAAAATATCCCAGGCCTGGGCAACTCTACTGTCACCGCAGAACAACTCCGAGCCTCTCCTCCAAAAACTGTTCAAGCTCCAGGCGGCGGGATACCAAATCGCTCTGGTCTAACGACGAAAAGAGGCTATTTGAGCCCCTCCTATGGAGTGGGAGGGTTTTTGCCATTATTCTTTTGGGTCTCATTTTTTAGTCATAGTCAGAGCCACAGCTCATCGTCTCCTCAACCGCTGACCGATCGATATCAGGATGGAGAATTTGGCTCGGATGAAGTCAACTCCCTTCCTGAGTGGATTCAGGCCTCTTTGCGTTTGATGCACTCTCAGAAAGAAGGCGTTTTTCCATCAGATATCACGATCGAACCACTTGAAGGTGATGATCGGAGTTTTGAAGATCAGATTTTAGATCTACTAAAAGAAAAGCAAGAAGTTGAATCATCATCCAAAACAATCACTGCGGTCACCAAGGCCTTTGAACTTGTGCCCGAGTACGAGGCCAAGATTAAGTCCGCTCAGACCCAGATTGACGAGACCTCCCGGTCCGCGCAGGAGGTTCAAAGTCAAGCAGATGAGACGATCCGTTTGCTCACAGAAACAATGAAAGCAAAGGAGACCTTACGAGAGAAATCCCCCGTTCTTTGTTTTTTTGATTGGACCTGCGAACAATGGATCATTTCAAGCGAAATTGAAACTGAAAAAGAATTGAAATTTAAACATCAGAATCTTCTAAATCGGAAATTTGAATGGAATTCTAGCCAGATTAAGCTAAAAGCCAATCTCGTGGCATATCAAGAGAAACTGCGAAAAAATCAAGACCTCCTCCGACAAGAGGGCACAGAAACCGAAGAACACTATAAACTGAAAATAGCTGCTCTGGAACAACTCAAGAATCGGATTCTTGATCTTCAGCAGAGAATTGAAAAACCACAGGGCTTTGTTTTGTGGAATTCAGCCGCAGGCATACAGGACATCCCGAATCTCAAGTCCTGCCCTGCCGGCCAGATTTTCATTTTTAAAGTTTCGCAAGAGGGTGTACTGGCAAAAGACAATCCGCTATTTAGAGAAGCTGTGGCGGATAATATCAAGCCTCGTCCTGAAGTGGCAGATTTGGTCGTCTGCCTTGATGAGTCGAAGCGAGTAAAGAGCATCCATATCGTACAAGATAAAAGGGAGATCTATTTTTCTAAAATCGAACGCAATGACGACTCTCAAATCTCAAGCCTTACGATCTCGAATTCGGACAAGGAGCTAGAGCGGCACAGTTGGATCCCACAGAAGGAAGGCATTATTCGATACATCATTCGATTTACTCACAAGGATAAGGCAGTGGAAATCTATTCGGACATTAACCCCGATAAGATTGAAATTGAGGCTGAATCCGAAGAACCCACCACATCGAATTGATTTCGATGAGAAGTGTAGATGTGTATCTAATTCCGTACTTGTTTCTCCTGCTTTCTATTGGCTTTGCATGGAGATCTGCAACTCGAAATGCCCTTATTGCAATTGCCGGTGCGGTTGCGAGCGGCCTCATCCTTCAAATACTTGAGCCACTTGCACTCGTGGGCATCGCTGCATTGGGCCTAAGCATTTGGGTTCCTCATTCAAAGCTGATACGAGGGAGCACGGGAGGGATGAGTCGATTCCTTAGTTACGGACTTTTTTTGATCCTTGCCGTTTTGATGCTCAATCACTTAGCTCCCGGATTCAATAATCTCAGAATGATTGAAAGCCTCCGATTCTCTGAGGATTCAAAACCATTTACGATGTACCTGAATTTCGACAAGACGATAGTTGGGATTTTCATTCTCCTATTTTTTCTAAGGAAACGAAGAGAACAATCATTCACATTCAAGAGGAGCTTTTATTTGAGCGTAGGCCGAACCTTGATTGCGCTTCTCTCCGTTCTGATTCCGATCTCCCTTCTTACACAATACGTTCGCGTCGATCTTAAACTCCCCGATCAGACCTGGATTTGGGCTCTCAATAATTTATTTTTTGTTTGCTTCGCCGAAGAGGCATTTTTTCGCGGATTTCTCCAGAAGGGTTTGACGAGTCTTTTGCCAAAAACGCGATCCATGTCGATCCTATCGGTAACTTTGGCTGCGGCGATGTTTGGACTCGCTCACTTTAAGGGCGGGGCATCCTATGTCTTGCTCTCTTCAATTGCGGGTCTTTTTTACGGATATATCTACCAAAAGACGGACCGGATTGAATCCTCCATCCTTGTTCATTTTGGATTAAATGCTATTCATTTTTTGTTCCTGAGCTATCCGGCCCTCGTCTAAACTCTTAATAAGGAAGCTTCAGAAAGAGCCCTCCGAACGCCTCAGAAGGTATCAGTGAGCTCTTCTCCCACTCGCACCGTTACAGGTTCGCCCGGCCTAATTTCAGAACGAAAAAAACCAGGTGGGTAAAGCATGACCACCGTGCTGCCCATATGAAAAATTCCTAGTTCTTCGCCAGGAATCAATTCTTGTGGGGGATCGTAATTTTTTTCGATAATTTGGCGAGAAGAGCATTGATTGGTCTGCAATTCGGGATCAAAACTGACCGTCATCTTTCCCACGTTTGTGGCCCCTACCATGATGAGAGCTACCGTTCCTCTCTGAGTCTGTATGTTAAAGATCAACCGCTCATTTCGAGCAAATAACCTGGCGATATGGTTGACACTCCAATTGTTCACGGGCCACAGATTTCCTGGAATATATTTAAGACTCTTTACAAATCCATGCACCGGAGAATGCACCCGGTGATAATCAGTTGGACAAAGGTAGTAAGTGAGGTAATGTCCACCCTCCCATTTCGCAGAAGCTTCCGAATCACTCAAAAAATCCTCAACCAAGTAAGATACACCCTTCACCTGAAACAACAGCCCTTTTTCAATCCTTCCTCTTTGAGTCAAACTTGAATCAGCCGGATGAACAACATCACCATTTGAAGGCCGAAGCCCTGGTCTCAACTTTCGAGTGAACAACTCCCCAATACTCAAATAGGATTCTATCGGCAGCTCTGCCTCCTGCAAATTGATTCGATACCTCTTTGCAAACCAACGCACAGTCCACAAAGACAGGGGGGGAGGCAGTCGAAGATGAACAAGCCTACCCACCCAATAGCTCATTAAATTTTTTGGGATCAAGAATAACAGGCGGCCAATGAAATGATCTTTGTATCTCATATCTTGAAGAGTTCACTCATCCAGATCCTTGAGTCAAGTGAACACAACAACACAGGCCAGCGCGCTAAAACCCTCTTCTTTTAAACAATTTGCCAATCACTGCCCAGTTTGGCCGCTGGAACTTCCCGTCTGACCATCATGTCGTTGACGATGAATTCTCTCAGACTGCCGATCCTGGAGCTGCTCGAGTCTTTGAGCTTCATTCGCATCCACAACACCATCTTGTTCTGCGCGCGTCTGAGCCCTTTCCACTCGCTGCTGTCCTCGTTCCAATCTTCTCCTCTCCGCTTCGTTTAGCTGAGAATTTGCGGTTCCCTGATCCAGGCGCTGTCGTTGCCGATCCTGCCTTCGCTGATCCCTTCTTTCTTGACCGCTTGCAATTGTCGAAACAAAAACCATCATCGCTATAAAAGCCGTTAAACTCGTTTGACTCACTTTTGACTCCTGTCATTGTTAAAAAGCTTCAACTAGGTCATCTCTCTTCTTAAGACCCTGACCCTGCAGCTTTTGTGCCTTATGTAAGGGCGCAACCCAATGATAATATTGGACTTACTGGGACTCAAGTGGCCAAACTATAGCCAGACGTCGTTTCTCTTTCAAATCTGGCCTTCCGGCGAGGTTTATTGAATTCATAAAGTCGCAGTACGTTAGAGCTGATCAATGATTGAACAGAGATAGAAAAGAGGAAAGAGGAATAGCGGGGCCTCGATCTCCAAAAAGCCTGGGTTTCATGTAGGATGTGTGCTACGGAAAAACATGAGTCGAATTTTTCACAATATCAAATTAGGAATAGACGAAGATTTGGAGGAAAAACTCTCCTGGCTTGTCCCTCATTATAGCAGTTACCATATTATGCGCCAATCAGTCGATGCTCGAAGGCGCCATTCTCCTCATCTCATTTATTCGGTGGAAGTATTCGAAGAAAATGAATCGCCCCCAGACTCCACGATAAAGCTCGAAAAAGTCTCTTTTAAGGGCGACCCCGTGATTATCATTGGTTCGGGTCCTGCCGGCTTATTTGCAGCCTTGCGATTACTCGAAAGAGGAATCCCTTGCCGAATCTTTGAACGAGGCTCTGATTGCGTGAAACGCCTCAAGGCGATCAATCACTTCTGGCGCTACGGTGAGCTCGACCATCGAAACAACGTCTGCTACGGAGAGGGCGGGGCCGGTTTGTATTCCGATGGCAAACTCATCACTCGAATCAAAAGCCCCCATATTCCCTACGTTATGCAAAAGCTCGTCGAATTTGGAGCTCCATCTGAGATCCTCTATTTGGCCAATCCCCACGTTGGATCAGATCGCATCAGGCGGGTCATTCCTCAGCTCCGACAGCACCTACTCAAATTGGGATGCGAGATTTTTTTTGATACTCGAATCACCGAGCTACTCACCGAAAACAAAATGATCACGGGGGTAAAGACTGAGCATGGCCAAAGCTTTCGAGGCCAACAAGTCATCCTGGCGACAGGTCACAGCGCAGGGGATGTTTTCGATCACCTTCTCGATTTGGGAGTGTCAATGGAGGGCAAGTCCTTCGCCGTCGGCTTGAGAATTGAACACCCTCAAAAATGGATTGATCAAATTCAATTTCGCGAATTTGCAGGACATCCCAAATTGGGAGCGGCGAACTACAAACTTGCGGCTCATCGCGAGGAGGAGAACACAGGAGTTTATAGCTTTTGCATGTGTCCCGGCGGATACGCTCTCTCCAGCGGCACCGAAGCTGACGGCATTGTCGTCAATGGGATGAGCAACTACCGACGAAACTCCGCCTTTGCCAATTCGGCCATTGTGGTCACAGTTGATTTTAAAAAGAGTTTTGCGGGAGATCTAATGGGAGGGATGAAGTGGCGTCGCTCACTGGAACAGGCGGCCTTTCTCGCCGTCCAAAATGAAGGCGGAGGACGAGCTCTTCCCGTGCAAAGGGTGACAGATTTCCTCAATCAAAAGAGAGGCCCCGCAATTCCATCTTCCTCACCCAGCGGAGTTATTCCCGTGCGTCTCGATGAACTTCTCCCGTCGAATATTTGTGAATCCCTCGCCTGGGGTCTCGAATCCTTTGAAAAAGCAATGAAGGGATTTGTCAGCCCTGAGGCCCAATTTCATGGCATTGAATCACGAACATCTTGCCCATTGAGAATCACCCGGGACCCACAATCTCTTCAATCCATTAGCCACGCGGGCCTTTACCCAACAGGAGAAGGCGCTGGATACGCAGGCGGAATAACCAGTGCTGCTTGCGATGGCATCAAGGTCGCCGAAGCTATTGCGAGTCTTTAAAGACCTCCAAATCCTTCTCAAAATTATCGAAGGAGACGTTTCCGATTTTGGACGAAGGTTTTTTGTCAGCGGTCTTCACTGGAAGACTCTCCCACGATTCCTTTTCGTCTGGCTGCTTTCCAGTATCAAAAAAGGTATCAAAGGCTGTTTCGATCTCAAGCTCAATCGATGAAGTGTCCTCCTCCTGTGATTTTGCAGAACTAACATCGGCGGCCGCCGGACTCACAATCTCAGAAGCTGCTTTGGCCTCTTCCAGGGACTTCTCATAGCGCTCGAGCCACTTTCTGTCTTTGGCTTCAACAACATCACCAAGTGTAATGGCATCGCGAATATCCTGAGCCCTTTCTCTGTCGCGCTTTTCTTTGGCCCTCAATTTCTCTTCTTCAAAGAAATTTGATGAGGTCGTGATAACTTCCAACTCTGAAGATATTTTCAATAACTCTTCTTCACCTTCGGAATAGGAGAATCCTGCCTCTCGCGACAAATCACCCGTGATATCCTCAAGTCGCTCATTTTTCTGATCAAACTCAGACATCTCGCCGATGCCCTCTGGAATCAACTCATCAATTTCGCTAAGCGATGGCAACTCACGAATATTTCTCAACCCAAAGGTTTCCAAAAACTTACGCGTCGTCGCATAAAGCATCGGTTTGCCAGGCAATTCACTTTTTCCAGCGAAATTAACCAAAGACTTTTCCATTAAACCACGCAGGAGGTGCCCGGATTCAACACCCCTGATTTCGTCAATCCCCCCTTTTGTCACCGGTTGTTTGTAGGCAACTATCGCCATCACTTCAAGCGCTGGACCTGAGAGTTTGAACGGACGCGTTTTCACCATGCGCCGCAAGTAGGGAAGATTATCAATTTTCGTTCGAACTTGAAAGCCACTGTTGATTTCTTCAATTGTTACCCCACGCCTCACACCGGCAAATTCTACAGCCAATTGGTCGATGGCCCAACGAATTTGCTTTGAGGTTACAGTCGTCCCTTTAAAGACTTGTCTCATCTGAGCCATTGATATTGGCTTTTCGGTGGAGAACAATAGACTCTCAACAATTGAAATGATCCGATCATCCTCAATAAACTCGGCATCCTCTACCGCTGCCGACTCAAATCCTTCCAGCTCCGTGCCCTCTGCTGAAAATTGGGAAGCTTCATCTTCAGGGGACAAGTCAGAATCGTCCTGCTCCTCGCTATCAGCAAGGATGACAACCTCTTCATCCAGAAGCGAGTCCTCTAGACTCAGAGACGGATTTCTTTCAAACTCAGCCCAACTGTCTAATTCCGAGTGAGCACTTTCTTTGTTCTCGTCCTTTGCGCCGTCCTTATTTTCGCCATCCTTATTCATGATCATCCACCTTATCTCATTTGATCTTTTTGAAAATCCTCTTCAATGAGCTTCTTCTCTTCCTCAAGAATCTCT encodes:
- a CDS encoding CPBP family intramembrane metalloprotease; this translates as MRSVDVYLIPYLFLLLSIGFAWRSATRNALIAIAGAVASGLILQILEPLALVGIAALGLSIWVPHSKLIRGSTGGMSRFLSYGLFLILAVLMLNHLAPGFNNLRMIESLRFSEDSKPFTMYLNFDKTIVGIFILLFFLRKRREQSFTFKRSFYLSVGRTLIALLSVLIPISLLTQYVRVDLKLPDQTWIWALNNLFFVCFAEEAFFRGFLQKGLTSLLPKTRSMSILSVTLAAAMFGLAHFKGGASYVLLSSIAGLFYGYIYQKTDRIESSILVHFGLNAIHFLFLSYPALV
- the psd gene encoding phosphatidylserine decarboxylase (Phosphatidylserine decarboxylase is synthesized as a single chain precursor. Generation of the pyruvoyl active site from a Ser is coupled to cleavage of a Gly-Ser bond between the larger (beta) and smaller (alpha chains). It is an integral membrane protein.), which translates into the protein MSYWVGRLVHLRLPPPLSLWTVRWFAKRYRINLQEAELPIESYLSIGELFTRKLRPGLRPSNGDVVHPADSSLTQRGRIEKGLLFQVKGVSYLVEDFLSDSEASAKWEGGHYLTYYLCPTDYHRVHSPVHGFVKSLKYIPGNLWPVNNWSVNHIARLFARNERLIFNIQTQRGTVALIMVGATNVGKMTVSFDPELQTNQCSSRQIIEKNYDPPQELIPGEELGIFHMGSTVVMLYPPGFFRSEIRPGEPVTVRVGEELTDTF
- a CDS encoding FAD-dependent monooxygenase; this translates as MSRIFHNIKLGIDEDLEEKLSWLVPHYSSYHIMRQSVDARRRHSPHLIYSVEVFEENESPPDSTIKLEKVSFKGDPVIIIGSGPAGLFAALRLLERGIPCRIFERGSDCVKRLKAINHFWRYGELDHRNNVCYGEGGAGLYSDGKLITRIKSPHIPYVMQKLVEFGAPSEILYLANPHVGSDRIRRVIPQLRQHLLKLGCEIFFDTRITELLTENKMITGVKTEHGQSFRGQQVILATGHSAGDVFDHLLDLGVSMEGKSFAVGLRIEHPQKWIDQIQFREFAGHPKLGAANYKLAAHREEENTGVYSFCMCPGGYALSSGTEADGIVVNGMSNYRRNSAFANSAIVVTVDFKKSFAGDLMGGMKWRRSLEQAAFLAVQNEGGGRALPVQRVTDFLNQKRGPAIPSSSPSGVIPVRLDELLPSNICESLAWGLESFEKAMKGFVSPEAQFHGIESRTSCPLRITRDPQSLQSISHAGLYPTGEGAGYAGGITSAACDGIKVAEAIASL
- the scpB gene encoding SMC-Scp complex subunit ScpB; amino-acid sequence: MNKDGENKDGAKDENKESAHSELDSWAEFERNPSLSLEDSLLDEEVVILADSEEQDDSDLSPEDEASQFSAEGTELEGFESAAVEDAEFIEDDRIISIVESLLFSTEKPISMAQMRQVFKGTTVTSKQIRWAIDQLAVEFAGVRRGVTIEEINSGFQVRTKIDNLPYLRRMVKTRPFKLSGPALEVMAIVAYKQPVTKGGIDEIRGVESGHLLRGLMEKSLVNFAGKSELPGKPMLYATTRKFLETFGLRNIRELPSLSEIDELIPEGIGEMSEFDQKNERLEDITGDLSREAGFSYSEGEEELLKISSELEVITTSSNFFEEEKLRAKEKRDRERAQDIRDAITLGDVVEAKDRKWLERYEKSLEEAKAASEIVSPAAADVSSAKSQEEDTSSIELEIETAFDTFFDTGKQPDEKESWESLPVKTADKKPSSKIGNVSFDNFEKDLEVFKDSQ